The genomic DNA CTGTCAGATTGTTTGTCTCACTGACAATTCTGTCCTTCAGCACGCTGTCTGATTTGGGTAGCATAGGTCTTTTGGTACAAGGGCCATGCCAAGCAGGTATAAAATGTGGAGCACCCTGGCGCAGCTTAAACCTCTCGAGTTGTCCACTccttgcttcctcctcctcatgcaCCATGAAGTCATCAAGCACACATCCCTCTGCTCTGGTATATTTGAAGAGTTCGAGCATAGTTGTTCCAGGAGTGTAGTGTATCTGCAAATGGAACACAGTGGCAGTGTCCAGGATGAGATCACGATAAACAAGTGGATCACGGTATACCATATTCAAAGTTGCAACAGCAAAAATGCTAAATAGACAAAACCTTTTGTTATGCCAACTTCGTCCAAAGAAACAAAACTTGCTAGTACTATTGATTTACGCGCTCCATTTTGTGAAAACAATATGCAGGTTCTATACCATATactaaaaaaaaacagagaactGAGCATAGACAATTTTCTTTTAACCAAGCATAAACAGTGGAATGACAATCCTAGCAAATGAGTTCAGACTGAAGAAAACTTTGTGAAGCATCAAAGAGAGCTTGCCTCTTGTGTATCTCTGCTACTGGTCACAGGTTTATCTTCATTGTTCTGCAGCAAGATACTTCGGAAGGTGGAGTTATGTACGTTTTTTATGATGTGCCATTTTACAGGAAAGCTGCCAATCCATTTATTCTTCCTGCACCAAAAGTCCATGTCGTTTTGGTAGTCAACAGGGCCAACCATCTCAGCAACTCCACAGAAATGTGAACTTCCGTTGACCTGTTAGACCATAATATTGGACTCAGTAATTCAAGTTCAATAACATGGAACCAAATGAAAGAGGTCAAACACCTTAAATTAATATCAACTCACCGAAAAGAACAGCAAAACTGGGCACAAGGTAGAACTACTTGCAGCTATCACTTGAGCATCTCTGAATGCAGTATCCAGCTTCAGGTTTCCAACAGAGGATGTCGACCACACACCGTACTTGATAGATTTGTGAATATCAGCCTCATTGTAGGACTTTATAACAAAGAATTTTGCATTTGTATACACCACTTGGAAATCATCTCTGTTATACTGATCAGTCCTAATGATTATTCTACCCTCTGGGTTGCCAATAAGGAGCCTTGATGTATAGGATTTTCCAATTATTTCTGAGGACAATGAACCTATTGGCATttttgctttacttatgttctGCTGACTCACGGAACTCAACCTTCGATTAGCATAGCTGATGGTTCTTGCATATGGTTGGGATCTCTCAGCTGACAACATCTTACAATGGTCAGATCCAACATTTGAAACTTCATTGTTGTATGACAGATTAGTCTGCAGAGAAGACCGGACAGAAGGAACTGCCACTTGTGTAGACTGCTGTGATGCCTAATCATAATCAAGAGATATGTCAACAGAATACATAAAAGACGGCATAATAACAAGATAGAACGTTTTTTCTGAACAACAGCAGGAACTCTGCTGACTTGATATTAGCATataggaggggaaaaaaagaaaagggcaagAACGTACAAGGTTAAGCCTTGAGTCCTTAAACTTGTTTCCCAGGAGACCATGCTCTGGGAACACTACCACCATTATAAACTAGAATACAAACTAACCCAACAGGTTGCCCATTGTCTCACCGCAACATAATGTCATAACAAGACAGAAGTATATTATACATGAAAACTGCAGTAATGTGGAAGCACACTATCATGACATGACATGTCTAAAGGATGAATAAGAATATATGCAACCAGTAGTCATTGGGCTTTAGTGTATTTCTACATATGCCATCATAAATGGGAAAACCTACTAATTTCAGTTCAGCAACAACACTTATCATCAGTTCTAAGTAGTTCCAGTGTTCAATCTACCAGTAAAagataaaaagaagaaaaaaactgtACAGTAGAACGAACTACAGGCATCAGAGTTATATAATCAAGCTGTTTCAATGCAACTGTGATACAAAAGAGCAGTAAAACTTAAGGAGCTCGTAGTGATGACAGCAACATACCCGTCGAGCACGAGGAAGTCTAGCTGGCACCATGGACCCACCAGAGAATTGTCGCTTCCATGGAGCTGGCCAACGCGGTTGTTCCTTTGGTAGAAAAGTATGGCCTTGAAATCCCATTGAAGAAATAGTAGCTTGTTGTACAGATTGATTCCACGCAACACCACTTTCTGAGGCAACAGCTACAGTTTGCTTTAGTCCACCTGGGACAAACAGGCCATTGGTGTATGCAAGAGATTGAGCGGTGGTAGCTGGGGTCCTGTCTACCGCAGATGGAAGGGCAGGATAGTGGGGTGTAGGAACTGGTTGATGGTATGTGTGCTCCACAGTTTCAGCGCGATACTCTTGGGTTCTGACAGAACTACCATCACCTATGGCACAGGGGTGCAAAAGGTGAGGTCCATGGGGAGAATGAGCGATCCCATATTCAGGGATAACATAATACATGTATGATGTGCCTTGAGCCTGGTGGCCCTGTTCAAGGATTATGACAACCTAATTAAAATTTAAACAGGAAACACCAAGaatcaagaaagaaaaattgcATTCTGTGGAACAAACCGTATAATTTGGAGCTCGATTGTCACATCTCGAGATTGTCTGGTGCTGATACAACTGGGCAGGCACATTAATTCCTGCACTCATAAGATTCATTACAAGTAGGTAACACATTAAGTAATTGAACTTCACCAGAAACATACATCACGTAATAAAGACAGCATCAAGAACGTGATATACCAGTTGGGCCATAAAGAGGTGGATAGTAAGTTGTGGTGGCAGGAAAGCAGAACTCCTCTCCAAATATGAGCTCATGATGCTCCTGAAGATCCATAGAATGCAGTCactctgaaaaaaaaagatgtaatCCGTGACCGGCAAGCAGAATATGATCGGTTTATCACTGCAGTCAGCAACACGCAAGTGTATTAAAAGCAATATACTGAACCGACAATTAGACCACCCACAATGAACTATCCGCAGCATGTGCCTGTTTTAAATTGTTCAATGATACCCTAATGTTCTCCAATTACATTTGTGGAAAAAACTTGGGGCCAAGCAGCACGAGCATTGGACCAACAAACCGACCATCAAATTAGAAATTTGGTACCATAGACTAAGTGGTACAGGAATTTATAATCCATCCGTCAGGTAAAGCAGAGTATTAACTAGTAAAACTACCAGCATGCCTCAATTCCATTTCCAACCCAAACAGGCAAGCCAGTAAAACCACACGATGTGACCAAAACCTAGGCCAACCCCAGCAGCACGAAAAAGGGCGTAACTACTGATGCTTCTCTGAGAACACAAATCAAGCATTGGTCGGACCAGCAAGCCGACCAACCAACAAGAAAACCACTTTTTTCACAAATTCGTAGCCGAATCGCTTGCCTATCCCTACGCGGTCGATTAAGACCGCGATACGAGGTGCAAACACTCCGATCATCAGCAATGCACCTCCATTTCAGCAGCAAACGGCCGCCAAAGACCAAACCCAAAACCCCAATCCAAACCACCGTACCAAAGTACGGAACCCTAGACAAATTCGACGCAATCGCGACAAAGCCCGAGCCCCGCGGCCCACGAACCAGACGCGCCTTCGCGGAACCAGACGCGCACCCAAAAACCAGAACCGGAAAACCCCAACCCCGCAGCAACCAGCACCAAACCCAGCGAACTCGAACAGCTCGTATTAGTAGAGGATCAGGTTGCGTGATGAGGGAAGGGAGAGTGCTCACCAGCACGAAGCGGCGGCGTGATCGGTCCTCCcgatcctcgtcgccggcggcggaaaCCCTAGCCGGGACCGGGAgaggggcgaggcggaggagacgAGGAGAGGGGGAGGCAAAAAGCGGGAAAggaagaggggagaggaggggttCTAGAGGATGCGGCCGATCGAGACGGTGTGTGCGGTTGTGCGCGCGCTTGGTCGGTGCGGAATGCGTCTCTTCTTCGACTGTGCCTGACATGTGGGGTTAAATGAGTGGGACCGGATGTCAGCTGGAAGGGAGAAgccagattttttttcttttttctcttcttcctttgcTCAGTGATATGTTCAACGGATAAAAGATTGCGCTTACTGCTACGTTAATGTAGGCACTTGTCACTAATCCTAAATTCCAATCACCTTATGTTATTCGTATTCATGTGTTAAGATACACGTATGTACTGTTTTTAGTTCTTTATTTATACCGACCGTTTAGAATGAAAGATAAAAAATGGAAAGAACAcaggaaaagaaaggaaggattaggaaaaaaaacatgggAAACTAAATGAATATTGGTGTCATAGCAACTTTTAATATGTAATAATTGGTGTAATCTAAGTATGTTTTCTATTTTACATTAATTTTGCACCAACCAACGGTGGGTGATGCCTTTGTACGACCAAATTCTACAGTGGAAATTATCGGTCGCTGACGACTGATGCTGAATGATAGACCTAAGTTATGGTGAAGAGGGCATATGTCCCACTTTAACTATGCTATCTGAGTTGATTTGGGAGTTTTGGGTTGGAGATATTATCTTTGAAttaatctctacctaatattaaagggAGGAAGCAATCCTTCTTGTTTTCTACCAATTTAATTTGTCAATCCGTCCGATCTTCTCCAGATTTTTTGTCGATCCGTACGTGGGCGCGGACCGCTGGGACTTGCCGGTACCGAGCCGGACTCTCGCCTCGAATGCAGCTGCAATCGAGCTCTTTGTGTGCATGCCAAGGAGGAAAGGAGTGTCACCCTATGTTTATAAAACCCTAACGTAATCAAATCACCGTATCACCAAAGTAGACGTCGACTGCTCAACATCAATCTACACCATTGCCATCTCTCTGTCTCGCCAGATTGCTCACCGTGCGACGGAGGACTACCAGCTGCAGGGGCCATCTCTCGACTCACTTGCGCTCGTCAAACGTGCAATGCAAAGGTCCACGGAGGGCGGCCtacttgtcggtgttttagaccggcaacccgcttaggggtaccctaggtggtcttttgttcggtgggtgtcgtcgagaatcaaggagtcgatggtgacgcaaggaaacacgatttatacaggttcggaccactagatcgtgtaataccctacgccatgtgtgttgattgtattgaacttagcTTCTATTtcgagggggtccctgcccgcccttatatagtcgagAGAGCAGGAttacagggtggagtcctagtcgaacatgGTTACAGAATTCTACTCCtagtcggtagagtagtttccttgtttattccgactagtcttcaggggtCTGTGGAGGTCACGTTACCCATGTGGTGTAGCCTTCCATATCCTGATcttatccgagtacgtccctgagTGGGCCATaaaaggcctactcgtgggcctgggatgtatgcccgacaagcccccgagtactttgtagtcgagaggaaAGCTCCGGGTACTTGAAGACGTCGCCTGAGTTCTCTTTGGTGCTTTTTGGGTTGTAGATGCGGCTGATCCTTCGAGTACTGGTGCTGTCGCgcgactggaaggtactcttcaaCATCCTCCAATGTTCGAGTAACCTTCTCCTTGAGacattttatatggtagtgtgatggcaatcacactccatatggagtagcccccgagccttaggttgaatcgaagaatcaagctgagggtcaatcctgTGACGTTGCTCTAACTTTAGTagttttcagaaaaaaagaaaactctaTCTAGCGGGTACGGTATCTGCAGTCCCCGAGCACTTACGCGATTCTTTGTAGTcaattaaggccctgtttggcatggctccaactccgggtggagctgctccactccagaactccacatggagccagctccgctccaaaactccagaacaaaaatgaggtgtttggctagatgggtgctctcagctccaaaaaagatcgatttcaatgtggattgccattgttgccccccaattaaggccccacttgtcatcctctctatcccatcttcttcttcccctttttccactgcattgtgccgcacacgggagaccctccacggtcGACGGGGTGGGTAGtgacggggcggcgggtggcgacgggcgacgacaggcggcggggtgggtggcgacgggcgacgacgggcgcggcggcgggcggcgacgggcgacgggcgcagcggcgggcggtggcgggcggcggcgggcggcgacgggcggcggcgacgggcagggctctggcggcgagtggggctcgggagaatagaagggagaatagaatgaaacgtttttttgtgtaaccagtggcattggtgggtaattacccaccaactccacgagaaggttcgaaagagaggtttctggagcagcaaaagaggtgctccaaaactccacctccatttgcactacagctccatggagttggcaactccatggagttttggagttggggtgtttggctgaattttttgatggagttgctggagtttaggagtggagccgtgccaaacagggcctaagtggTCAAACTTTTGGTCAGAGTATTCGTTGGAAATTATGGTGATAAATCTGATTTATATCTGACGGTTGCTtgattgacgcttggaatccggaggtgatggagatataatAGGGGGGCAGTGGTAATTATCGGTACGTCATTttagttgttgtattttttttgcgcTCCTTTCCTGCGCATCTAGAGCCGCTGCTCTtccctgcaccgccgctgccattGTTGTCTTGTCTTCGCCCTTGAGTGAGATCTACTACCGATCCTTCCTTCCTCCACCTTTCCCAAGACTGACTGATGCacgtcaagaagatggggaagaaaccggaGAAAACCCAAGAAGAAGCTGCGGCCACCAATAAGGTGATATCTAAATCCAAGAAAGGCAAAGAGCtcgcgctgccggcgccgaagtgTGGCCCgacaaaccagactgcgccgccaccacctagGATCACCTAGCAGCACTCTATGATGAAGGAACCAGCAgtccaggctttggtcgatgctaagcttcttcaaccaaagCTTGAACTCGAGTGGAAGCCTGCTTTTGGCAACGcatggcagtttgaggagcacCTGAAGGAAACGGTCATGCTTGCACATTTCGTCGAGAGAGGACTAACAGTgtccacctccgacttcttcaaacgtattctcgggtactacaatcttcagttAGTTCagttgaatcccaatggtgtgcttcgtatggctatctttgtacacttgtgcgaGGTGTATCTAGGTGTCCCTCTTAGTCCTGATCTTTTTTAGAAAGTTGTTTCCCTATAAGCTGCAGCCCAATGCAACTAGGACGGAAGTTTTTGGAGGGGCTGGGTTTCAGCTGAGAAACTCAAGTGCTTATCTTGAGTATGACTTGCCTGACTCTCATGACGACCGGAAGAAAAGATATTTTTATGTTGGAaatcatgatcctgtcttgcTAGTGGTCACTGGTCACGCTCTAAAGCATGCGGataattgggtgagcgagcccggGGATACTCCTGAAATTGATGACCTGCTGACTCAAATTGCTGAGTTGAAGTCGTTGGGTTTGATTGGTATCAATGTGgctgccagttttctcaagcggGGACAAACAATCGCGTGACTTTCTATGAACTTCTGCCATGTATTTTAACTATCCAGCAACCAACCAGGTGCTTCTCCATGGGAAGATGGTCTGAAAGAAACACATGTCACTTCCTAACTACATCATGGGTGATATCATCCAGGACATTTTGATTTATATTCTTTGACCACTCGTAACTCTCACATGAAATGACCGTTTTTAAATCCATTTGCAGCATTGTGTTTCTTACATCGAAATCTACAAAATAAGATCTACATTCGACATGTTTTGAAGCATTTTATGTAACAGGCAACTTATATTGATTGTACGTAGCAACTTATGTACAATTACATAACAACTTAGGTATGAAAATTTATGTACAGATCAAGAGATAACTTTCATAGATACAGCGTAATAGCTTCATGTAGAGGTGATGTAGACTATGTAGAAACATGTCTTCTTGTGAGTAACAAATTTATGTAGAGATAAATGTATCAACGAATGGGTGGACACCATAAAACCTTATGTAGAGACAATTCAGAAACTTATGTAATACAATTCGGCAACACTTCGTACATATAATAATATCATATAATAAATGTTCCAGaagcaatatatatatatatatacatatatatatatatatatatttgttggTAGATTTACACATAAGTCGCTACACGCTTAATATACATTTCACATAAGTTGCTACTGCATGAAAACTATTTCGAAATATATGCATCATGGATCTGCTACTGCATAAAAATTATTTTGAAATATATGCATCATGGATCTAGTTTTGAAGATGTTAATGTGAGGAAGATAGTGGCGTCATTGGAATTGAAAACGGACAATCCATAAGAAAGTTGTCACATTTTTTAAGATgtgaaacaacaaaaaaaattaaaaatacgTCCTATCCATACCCATGGCCTACTCCCTCTCTTACGTGGCCAACTAATTATGACCTTTTGAAGGCACCGTGGCGCACGCGATCAATTTTACGCGCGGTTAGGAAACGCGCGTGGGCTTACACGCCGTCGGTCGTGCACTAGCGTTTTCCGTTCTAGAACTAGGGGCAGCGGGGCagcccttccattctctaatcTCCTGTTTAACTCGTATTTACAACTCTGCCCCCTTCTTTCTTGCGCAAAAGGTCAGAAGCCAAACGAGACACCCGAATAAtagtgaggaaaaaaaatcgaaGCGAGGACCCCGCGAGATGGCGATGGCGAGCCTGGCGAGGAGGCGGGCGGCAGATGCCTTGCTGCGGCGGCCGCAGGCGGCGGCCTGGGCGTCGGCGCTCAGGGCGTACGCGGCGTCGGGGGAGGAGAGCGACGTGGTGGTGATCGGCGGCGGGCCTGGCGGGTACGTGGCGGCAATCAAGGCGGCGCAGATGGGGCTCAAGACCACCTGCATCGAGAAGAGGGGCACCCTGGGTGGCACCTGCCTCAACGTCGGCTGCATCCCCTCCAAGGTACTACCGCACTCCTCATCCCGTCCCCCTCTCCGTGAGCGATCTGGTTGGTTGGTGGGCGCGTTGCTGTTGCGACTTGCGATGCTCGAAGCTTCTAGATCGATCCATGCTTGCTCGTGCGTTGATTTGGGCGCTAGGGTTTGCATTTGTGGGTTGTTACTTTAATTTAGCCGGCTTTGCGGGGAGTTAattttgtgtttcttttgaATGCTATGCTTGGTCCGTAGTGATTAGTTTTAATTGACAGACGTTTATGTTCGGATGGTTTGCTTTGTCATCGTTGCTATGTTGCTTGACTAGGATGTGCTGTTTGCCGATGGATTGCACAATTGATTGCGGAAAATGCGATGGTCAGGATGTAATTTTTTGACTTCTCCCTTCAATTTGGTTGTGACATGATGCATCATTTGGATCTCAATCTGTAATAGGAACCACGCCATGTGATTGAAATATTCAATTGTTCATGGAGAGTAAATGCATTAGAAGCAGGTTCGAGTTCTTTTCTGCGGATCAGAATTTGAGTAACATATCCAACAAAGGGGAAAATTGTGGAGCCTTTTGACATCTGGAATGGAATTATTGTGTGACAACTCCAGGTGTTTGCAACTATATATTGCTGAAATTACTTGATCATTACAGAggaatggttttttttttcctactgCGAGTATCTTACAAGTAATTTGAGTTCACTTATTTCGTAGTTTATTCTACACTTGTGCTGTTACTGTGCTTTTTAAGTATATCTTCACTGTCCAATGATCTAGCTCTAATTTATTTGTGGATGGTTACCTTTGAGCATGTTGTTGGAGGGTTTGTCAATAGCTATTTGTTTCTTTACCCCAGAGTGGGGCAATTAGGGTTGCTTCAACTGACCTGATCTAGTACAAATCTTGAAGTTTtctcttcttttattttattttgtgtgtCCAAATGAACCTCAGTGGAATAATCAGCTTAAATAGTTGGTTTCCAGTGCTATTACATTTATCCAATGAAATGCCACACATTCATAACCCCTCTCTACATATTGGGTGGGAAAACAAAATGCTAACTGCAATTTACAATTTCCCAGAGGCGAAGCTAGATGCCGAACTCAAGCGCCTTGAGTCCTTGATAGCTTTGTGGTTTTAGTTTCTCATCTGATTCTTTGTTATTCTTCTCGCTTTTTCTGTGATGGGAGTAGATTTTCGCTCAAGCTACCTTTTGAAGTTTGATTTGGGTGCTCATCATTCCGAATCACTTTACTGATTTACATTCTGGTGTTTTTTCTCGTGTTTCCGTGCGTTCACACATCTGAAATTGTAAACCTGATGAAACCATGTAGGTAAGTCTGTAAATATTCTTAGAGGTGGTTGCTTGAAAACATGATGCTGCAAATTCTGCTGAATTACCGATTTATGACTTGGCTGATTTGTTTGCACTGTCATGTGAAACTATAAGCGCACATTTTGGCTGGCTGTAGCAATTGAAGCTCAAGTATCTGGGCTTCTTTGTGATCTAAACATCAGCAGATGCCTGTTTATTTTATTTCCATAATTGTGGAACTCAGTAACCTTCATTGCATTGAGTAATATTTCCCCTAAGTGCTTCATTGCAGCTAGAATAGTCAAATTTCTGTTGCTTAATTAACAATGCTAGTTCATGCAATTGAAAATTGCAGGCTCTTCTTCATTCGTCACACATGTACCATGAGGCAAAGAGTTCTTTTGCGCACCATGGTGTAAAGTTTTCTAATCTGGAAATAGATCTGCCTGCCATGATGTCGCAGAAAGACAAGGCTGTTGCTGGTCTTACAAAAGGTATTGAAGGGCTGTTCAAGAAGAACAAAGTTGACTACGTGAAAGGATTTGGGAAGTTTGTTTCCCCTTCTGAGGTATCTGTGGATTTGATTGATGGTGGGAGCACTACTGTCAAAGGAAAGAACATAATCATTGCTACTGGCTCAGATGTGAAATCGCTCCCTGGAGTTACTATAGATGAGAAAAAGATTGTATCATCTACTGGTGCTCTTGCCCTTCAAGAAATACCAAAGAAGTTGGTGGTTATTGGAGCTGGATACATAGGTTTAGAAATGGGTTCTGTTTGGAACAGGCTAGGGTCTGAGGTTACTGTTGTAGAATTTGCTCCTGAGATTGTCCCATCAATGGATGGAGAGATTCGGAAGCAGTTCCAGCGTATGTTGGAGAAGCAAAAAATGAAGTTCATGCTCAAGACAAAGGTAGTTGGGGTTGATACTTCTGGGAGCGGTGTTAAGTTAACTGTGGAGCCTGCAGCTGGTGGAGAGCAGAGTGTGCTTGATGCTGATATTGTCCTGGTATCTGCTGGCAGAACTCCATACACTGCTGGTCTTGGGTTGGACACCATCGGTGTCGAGATGGACAAGGGTGGAAGAATCCTTGTTGACAAGCGCTTTATGACAAATGTTAATGGGGTATATGCGATTGGTGATGCAATTCCTGGACCCATGCTTGCACACAAAGCGGAAGAAGATGGGGTAGCATGCGTTGAGTTTATCGCTGGAAAGGAGGGTCATGTAGATTATGATACTGTACCAGGTGTGGTGTATACACACCCTGAGGTGGCCTCTGTTGGCAAGACGGAGGAACAAGTGAAGGCATCAGGAATTGCCTACCAGGTAGGGAAGTTCCCTCTCATGGCAAACAGCCGTGCAAAGGCGATTGACGATGCTGAAGGGTTGGTGAAGGTGGTGGCTGAGAAGGAAACTGACAGAGTCCTCGGCGTGCACATCATGGCCCCCAATGCCGGTGAGATCATCCATGAGGCTGTGCTTGCACTTCAGTATG from Setaria italica strain Yugu1 chromosome VII, Setaria_italica_v2.0, whole genome shotgun sequence includes the following:
- the LOC101763461 gene encoding dihydrolipoyl dehydrogenase, mitochondrial; amino-acid sequence: MAMASLARRRAADALLRRPQAAAWASALRAYAASGEESDVVVIGGGPGGYVAAIKAAQMGLKTTCIEKRGTLGGTCLNVGCIPSKALLHSSHMYHEAKSSFAHHGVKFSNLEIDLPAMMSQKDKAVAGLTKGIEGLFKKNKVDYVKGFGKFVSPSEVSVDLIDGGSTTVKGKNIIIATGSDVKSLPGVTIDEKKIVSSTGALALQEIPKKLVVIGAGYIGLEMGSVWNRLGSEVTVVEFAPEIVPSMDGEIRKQFQRMLEKQKMKFMLKTKVVGVDTSGSGVKLTVEPAAGGEQSVLDADIVLVSAGRTPYTAGLGLDTIGVEMDKGGRILVDKRFMTNVNGVYAIGDAIPGPMLAHKAEEDGVACVEFIAGKEGHVDYDTVPGVVYTHPEVASVGKTEEQVKASGIAYQVGKFPLMANSRAKAIDDAEGLVKVVAEKETDRVLGVHIMAPNAGEIIHEAVLALQYGASSEDIARTCHAHPTVSEALKEACLQTYTKAIHI
- the LOC101763055 gene encoding uncharacterized protein LOC101763055, with protein sequence MDLQEHHELIFGEEFCFPATTTYYPPLYGPTGINVPAQLYQHQTISRCDNRAPNYTGHQAQGTSYMYYVIPEYGIAHSPHGPHLLHPCAIGDGSSVRTQEYRAETVEHTYHQPVPTPHYPALPSAVDRTPATTAQSLAYTNGLFVPGGLKQTVAVASESGVAWNQSVQQATISSMGFQGHTFLPKEQPRWPAPWKRQFSGGSMVPARLPRARRASQQSTQVAVPSVRSSLQTNLSYNNEVSNVGSDHCKMLSAERSQPYARTISYANRRLSSVSQQNISKAKMPIGSLSSEIIGKSYTSRLLIGNPEGRIIIRTDQYNRDDFQVVYTNAKFFVIKSYNEADIHKSIKYGVWSTSSVGNLKLDTAFRDAQVIAASSSTLCPVLLFFSVNGSSHFCGVAEMVGPVDYQNDMDFWCRKNKWIGSFPVKWHIIKNVHNSTFRSILLQNNEDKPVTSSRDTQEIHYTPGTTMLELFKYTRAEGCVLDDFMVHEEEEARSGQLERFKLRQGAPHFIPAWHGPCTKRPMLPKSDSVLKDRIVSETNNLTDKLQNLNLDGHQSSCQEFGNRTSEASTTNTQKGSHCYGDQVLDNPVKVIASDVKFALDGERRRWKKVETTPTEKPQPETVARVSSKAPPRKHRKEGKNTLVHSASGAPEMTCEEQKIVGKPCSPAYGSTPSQACSKPVPGVVAIGSMLIPITTSI